The following DNA comes from Streptomyces sp. Ag109_O5-10.
CGCTTCCTCCAGGGACTCTCGGTCGCCGAGACCGCCCGCGTGATGGGCAAGAACGAGGGCGCCATCAAGACCCTCCAGTACCGGGCCGTGCGCACTCTCGCCCGGCTCCTCCCGGACGACGCCCGCTGAACCGGCCACCCTGGGCGACGCTCAACTCACGCTCCGTCAAGGTGCGTTGCCTTTCTCAGCCGATCACCGGCCGTCCGTAACCCAAGTGCCGAGCCGCTCGTTGTGCGGGATACAGGCTCCCTGTGGTCACGTCCGGCCAGCCCCGATCACCCGATCGTGTGGACTGGTTGAGGGCGTGCAACCCTCAGGACCCCCTGGGGAGTCGACCGTGATGACGAGAGGAGGTGCCGCCAGTGATCGCGAACGTATCGGCCCACCGGCGGGCGAACGCCTTCGCCCAGGCTCTGGAGGAGCAGCCCGACCGGGACCCGGCGGCCGAGCCGTCCGGAGAACCGGCGAGCGATCCACCGGCCGCCCCGGACCGGGCCGAACGGACCGAGCGGGGCGAGCTGTTGGCCCTGGCGACCGGGCTCGCCGCGCTGCCCAAGCCAGAGCTCGACCCGGAGGTCAAGGTCGTCCAGCGGGCCCAGCTGGTGGCCGCGATGGAGGCCATGCTGGCGGAGGGCACCCTGGGCGGGGCGGCGGACGCTTCGGTACCCGAGCAGCGCGCGTCCCGTGCCAAGGGCGCGCACCGGGCCAGTCCGCTGGGCAAGCTGCGGCCGCGTTCCCGGCTCACCAAGGGGCTCGCCGCGGGCGGCCTGAGCGTCGGCGTGGCCGCCGGAGCCTTCGGCGGGGTCGCCGCCGCCAGCTCCGACGCCCTGCCCGGCGACTCCCTGTACGGCCTCAAACGCGGCATCGAGGACTTCAAGCTCAACTACCTGTCCGACGGCGACGACCAGCGCGGCCAGACGTACCTCGACCAGGCCTCGACCCGGCTGATGGAGGCCCGCCGGCTCATGGAGCGGGACCGCGGCGGTCACCTCGACCACGAGTCGATCGGCGAGATCCGCCGCACCCTGTCCGGGATGCAGCACGACGTCACCGAGGGCCACCGCCTGCTCCACGAGGCGTACGAGCGCGACCCGAACTCGCTGGGTCCCATCCAGGCCCTGTCCGCGTTCGCCCAGTCCCACCGCGAGGCCTGGGGCGCCCTGCGCGAGAGGCTGCCGGTCCAGCTCGGGGACGTCAGCCAGCAGGTGTCGTCGGTCTTCGACGCCATAGACCAAGAGGTCGCCCCGCTGCAGTCCCTGCTTCCCCAGCCGTCCCAGAACACCGGCGGCGGCACCGGCAGGCAGGACTCCGACCCGGCGTCCACCGGGTCCTCCGGCACCCACCGGTCGACGGCACCGTCCTCCTCCGGCAGCTCCTCCTCGGGCCACGAGACCGGCACCGGCAGCCCCAGCGGCTCGGCCTCCGGCAGCGCCGACAACGGCCTCATCGGCGGCACCACGGGCGGCCTCCTGGACCCCCCGAAGACCGGTTCCAGCACCCCGCCCCCGTCCAAGTCCGCCTCCAGCGCACCGGACGTCACCCTGCCCCCGCTCCTGCCGGGGCTGCTACCGGGCCTGGGCATCGACAGCCAGGACAGCGGCAACTGATCAACGCGGTGTCACCCCGCGCCCCTTCCGGGGCGCGGGGAACCGCGCGAGCCACCACGACGGCGCCGGGCTCGCCATCGCGCCTCAACCCACGACGGCGCTCAGAAGAAAACCGACCTCCGCTGCACAAGCAACTTGTACAGCGTGTGCTGAATCTGCTCCCGCACCTGATCCGTCAGATTGAACATCAGCATCGGATCCTCGGCCGCCTCCGGCGGATAGCCGTCCGTGGGAATCGGCTCCCCGAACTGAATCGTCCACTTCGTCGGCAACGGCACCGCCCCGAGCGGCCCCAGCCACGGAAACGTCGGCGTCAGCGGAAAGTACGGAATTCCCAGCACCCGCGCCAGCGTCTTCGCGTTGCCGATCATCGGGTAGATCTCCTCGGCCCCCACGACCGAGCAGGGAATGATCGGCACCCCCTGCCGCAGCGCCGTGGACACGAACCCGCCCCGCCCGAACCGCTGGAGCTTGTACCGCTCGCCGAAGGGCTTCCCGATGCCCTTGAACCCCTCCGGCATCACCCCGACCAGCTCCCCCTGGGTCAGCAGCCGTTCGGCGTCCTCCGTGCACGCGAGTGTGTGCCCCAGCTTCCGCGCCAGCTCGTTCACCACCGGCAGCACGAAGACCAGGTCGGCCGCGAGCAGCCTGAGGTGACGATTCGCCGGATGCCGGTCGTGCACGGCGACCTGCATCATCAGCCCGTCCAGCGGCAGCGTCCCGGAGTGGTTGGCAACGATCAGCGCACCACCGTGGGCGGGGATGTTCTCCATGCCCTTCACGTCGACACGGAAGTATTTCTCGTACACCGGCCGCAGCAGGGACATCAGGACCTGGTCGGTCAGCTCCTCGTCGTACCCGAAGTCGTCGACCTCGTACTCCCCGGTCAGCCGTCGCCGCAGGAACGCGAGTCCGCGTGCGACACGCTGCTCCAGGCCGGCCTCGTCGTGCGGCGGCTGCTTCACGCCCGTCTCAGGGTTCTCCCGGGTCACATGTACATCTTCCTGCGCGGGGATCCGCCCGGCGAGAGGCTGGACCCCACGCACCACCGCGGACTCGCGCCCCGCCGCGGGCTCGCGCCCCGCCGCCTGCTCGCCGCCGCCCTTGCGCCGGTTCCCCGCACCCCGGCGCCGGCCGGCCGGCCGCTGCACCGCAGCCCCGCGGGAGCGGTCGTCGTCGAACGGAATGACCTTGGCGTCCGCCATCGTTGCTGCGCTCCTCAGTTGGCGCTCTGGGTCGGGTTCTGCGTCGGGGCCGCCGCCGGCGTCCGCGCGCCGCTCAGGGCGGGCAGCGCGGCGATCCGGTCGACGGCCGCGGCCACCGCCTGGGGCGGCAGCAGCCCCGGCGCCTGGGCGAGCACGAAGTCCGCGAAGGTCTCCGCCGTCGTGTACTTCGGCCGGAACCCCAGCGTCTCGCGCATCTGGACGGTGTCCACCACCCGGCCGTGCGTCAGCAGCCGGATCTGCTCGGGCGAGAAGTCGCTCATGCCGAGCGTCCGCACCAGGGACCCGGCCCAGGTGACCGCCGGCAGCAGCAGCGGCACGGTGGGCCGCCCCAGCCGCCGCGAGCACTGCGAGAGCAGCAGCACCCCGTCACCCGCGATGTTGAACGTGCCGCTGTTCAGCGTCCCGCGCTCCGGCTCGTGCGAGGCGATCCGCAGCACCTCGATCACGTCGTCCTCGTGCACGAACTGAAGCCGCGGGTCGTACCCGAGGACGGTGGGCAGGACGGGCAGCGCGAAATAGGACGCGAGCGGGGTGTCCGCGGTCGGCCCGAGGATGTTGGCGAACCGCAGCACGCACACCGCCACGTCGGGCCGCCGCCTGGCGAACCCGCGCACATACCCCTCCACCTCCACCGTGTCCTTCGCGAACCCCCCGCTGGGCAGGGACTTCGGCGGGGTGGTCTCGGTGAAGACGGCCGGGTCCTTCGGCGCGGAGCCGTACACGTTCGTACTGGACTTGATCACCAGCCGCCGGACGTTCGGCGACTTCTGGCAGGCGCCGAGCAGCTGCATGGTCCCGATGACGTTGGTCTCTTTGACGGTGGTCCGGCTCCCGCTGCCGAGCGGTGTCCCGGTCACGTCCATGTGGACGACGGTGTCGGCGCCGCTCTCGGCCAGTACCCGGGCGATGGTCGGCTGCCGGATGTCGGTCTGGACGAAGTCCGCCCCGCCCAGATGATGCTCCGGCGGCACCGCGTCCACGGCGACCACCCGGTCCACCTCGGGGTCACGCTGAATACGCCGTACGAACCGGCCCCCGAGTTGACGGGCCACTCCGGTCACGAGCACGACCTTCCCCAAGATCAGCGCCTTTCTTCCGTGTTCCCGTATGCGGGCCAACTTAGCGGGTCGACGTTGCGCTGGCATGACCCCCAGCAGGCCACGACAAGCGCAACGGCCGGAAAATGCAGTGGCCCCCCACCGTACTGGTGGGGGGCCACACACAAGCTCTCGCGGCTCGGCGCCGTAATTACTTCTTGTTACGGCGCTGAACACGCGTGCGCTTGAGCAGCTTGCGGTGCTTCTTCTTGGCCATCCGCTTGCGCCGCTTCTTGATAACAGAGCCCACGACTACCCTCGCTCACTTCTCATCACTCGGTGCTGGGCATCATGGGCCCATACGACCTACGAGGGGCTAGCCTACCCGCCCGAGCGCTGAGGTCGTAATCGAGGTGCCCCGGGACGAATCCCGGAACGGCCGTCAGGCGGTCTCCACCCCCACATAGCTCTCGCGAAGGTACTCGTGTACCGCTTGCTCGGGGACGCGGAAGGACCGCCCCACCCGGATCGCGGGCAGATGACCACTGTGCACCAGCCGGTACACGGTCATCTTCGACACTCGCATCACCGCGGCGACCTCCGCCACGGTCAGGAACACAACCTCGTTCAGAGGCCTCTCGCCAGCTGCCATGACACACCTGAACCTTCCGCACTCGACGGGACACCGGCTTCCCCTTCCGGTGACTCTTCGTCGTTGCGTGCTCACTCCCCAATGTAGGGGCGGGTGATGCGAGTGGGGAAGAGGTGCACCCATCGGCGGCCTACTGTGACAGACACGCTCGATTGAGTACGTAGCGGGTAAGCGGCGTGTAGCAATCAGACCGCACGCCGTCATCAACCGGAACGGCCACGGACACCACCCCCTCGGCCTCCCCCACGAAGAGCGCAGGGTCATCCGTATCCGCGAGCCCAATGGCCTCAAACCCCAGCTGACCTGCACCGCAGACCCACCCATGGTCCCCGACCACGAGTTCCGGCAACGGTCCGCCGCTCCTCGCCACCACATCCAGCGCCACCCGAACCGGCAGCGGCGAATGCGTGTGCGCACCCGGCGCACAACCGGGGCGTTCACGGCCCACTTCTCTCATGAACCCGACACCTCGTACGTAATCGAGGTTGCACGTGCGTAGACCGAACCGGGTCGTTATGTCGACACAGTGGCCCTGCGCCGGGGTGAGGACCTCACACCCCGCCGCCGACAGCGCGTCCGCGAGACCGGCGTAGAACCCGATCAGCCGGTGCGGATGCCCGGTCCCGAACAACACGGGGGCCCGCCGCCGGGCCACCTCCCCCACCCGCGCGGCGAAGGCATCGAGCCCCGCGACCGTCAGGTCAGGATCGATCACATCATGCCCTGAAACACACCGCGGATCGTCCGAAACCCCACACTTGGCAGCCATCAACCGAATCAACTCCGCCTCTCCCCACCCCCCTTGCGGATCAATCCCGATCAACGCCCGAGGATCCCGAGCCGCGAACAGCCGATAACTCCGCAGACTCCGCTCCCGCGAGGTCCCCACCACCCCCGCCAGCCCGGCAGCCACCAAGTAACCCTGAAGCCCACCACAACTCACCACACAGAGATGCTGACGCCCCCCGCCCACCCAGACCCCCAGAACAGACGAACACCGCACAGTCGGCGTAACGCCCCCCTCCACCCCGCCCCACGCTCAAGGACGACAACCGCCCCACACCCCCACCCTCCAGCCCCCCCCCCGACGACCGAGAACGAGACCGACCCCCACCACATCTCAGCTCCCCCGACGACCGAGAACGAGACCGACCCCCACCACATCTCAGCCCGTCCGCCGCCCGACGACGACCGGCCCCCCACCCTCCAGCCCATCCGCCGTCCGACGACAACCGGCCGCCCCTCCACTCAGCCCGTCCGCCGTCCGAGGACGACAACCGGCCCGCCCCCACCCTCCAGCCCGTCCGGCGTCCGACGACGACCGGCCGCCCCACATCTCAGCCCGTTCGGCGTTCGAGTACATCGACCGGCCCGCCCCCACCCTCCAGCCCGTCCGGCGTTCGACGACGACCGGCCCGCACCCACATCTCAGCCCGTCCGGCGTTTGAGGACGAGGCCGGAGGCCGATGCGGGGGTCCGGGGGCGGCAGCCCCCGAAACGGGCGGTCGCAGGGGGCCCACCCCCTGGAAGGACGGGACGGGTAGGGGCGGCGGGGGCGAGGAAACCCCTACGCCAGCAACCCCCGCAGCGGAAACACGGCCCGCCGAGTCGCCAGCACGGCCTGATCCAAGCGATCAGCGGGGTCGTACCCGGCCTCCCACCCGGCCCACCCCACCGGCCACCGCCCGTCCGTCATCCGCCCAGGCCCCAACTGCCGAGTCCGGGCGTACACTTCCTGCCGCCATCCCTCCGGCACCAGCGTCTCGGGCGCAACCTCCCGCCCCGCCGCAATGCCCACCAGATGCGTCCACGACCGAGGCACGACGTCCACCACCTCGTACCCGCCCCCACCCAATGCGACCCACTTCCCCCCGGCGTACTCGTGCGCCAGCTCATGACACGCCACCTGCACCGCCCGCTGCGCGTCCAGCGAAACGGCCAGGTGAGCCAGCGGATCCTCGAAGTGCGTGTCGGCCCCGTGCTGCGTCACCAGCACCTGCGGCCGGAAGTCGGCCACCAGCTCCGGCACGACGGCGTGAAACGCCCGTACCCACCCCGCGTCCCCGGTCCCCGCCGGCAGCGCCACGTTCACCGCGGAGCCCTCCCCCGCCCCGGCCCCGACCTCCTGCGGCCACCCGGTCTGCGGGAACAACGTACGGGGATGTTCGTGCAGCGAGATCGTCAGCACCCGCGGATCCTCCCAGAACGCGGCCTGTACCCCGTCCCCGTGATGCACGTCCACATCCACGTAGGTGACCCGCTCCGCCCCCAGCTCCAGCAACCGCGCGATCGCCAGCGAAGCGTCGTTGTAGATGCAGAACCCGGACGCCGCCCCCGGCATCGCATGGTGCAACCCGCCCGAGAAGTTCACGGCGTGGTCGGCATCCCCCCGCCACACCGCCTCCGCCGCCCCCACCGACTGCCCGGCGATCAGCGCGGACACCTCGTGCATCCCGGCGAAGGCGGGGTCGTCCTCCGTGCCGAGACCGTACGACTGGTCGGCGGACCCAGGATCCGCCGAGGCCGCCTTCACGGCCTCGATGTAGTCCTCCCGGTGCACCAGCCGCAGCGTCGACTCCCCGGCCGGCTTGGCCGCGACCACATCCACCGCCCGGTCGAGCCCGAAGGCACCGACCAGACTCCGGGTCAGCGCCAGCCGGACCGGATCCATCGGATGACCCGGACCGAAGTCATAGCCCGTTACTGCCTCGTCCCACATCAGCTGTGCGCGGCCGCTCATGCCCGCCACCGTATCGGTCCGACCTGGTCGCGAACGAACGGGCGTACACCAACGTCACCAGCACCAACACCATCGGCACCAACATCGCCCCGCGATAGCTCCACGCATCGCCGAGCGCCCCCACCAACGGCGAACCGATCAGAAACCCGACGTAGTTGAAGACATTCAGCCGCGCGATGGCCGCATCCGAAGCCCCCGGAAACAGCCGGCCCGCCGCCGCGAAAGTCTGCGGAACCAGCACGCACAACCCCAGCCCCAGCAGAGTGAACCCGACCATGCCGACCCACGCCCCCGGCGCCCCCGCCACCACCGCGAACCCGGCGGCCGCCACCACCGCCCCCAGCCGTACGACGGGTACGGCACCGAACCGCCGCACCCCGAAGTCCCCGATGCCCCGCCCGACCAGCGTGGTCACCATGTACACGTTGTACGGCACGGTCGCGAGCTGCTCACTGCTCCCCAGCACGTCCTTCAGGTACTTCGCACTCCAGTTGGAGACGGTCGAGTCCCCGATGTAGGCGAAGGTCATCACCAGACACAGCGGCAGCAGCACCTTGAAGACGACACCGCCCGCGCCCCCACCGGCCGCCTCCTCCTCCACCGGCGCGGGATCACCGTCCACGTACCACCGGCTCCCCACCAGCGCGGCCGGCAACAGCACCGCGACCACCGGCAGGTACGACACCCACAGCGCGAGATGCCAGTGCGCCCCCACCCAGGCCAGCGACGCCCCGAGGATCCCGCCCAGGCTGTACGCGGCATGGAAGCTGAGCATGATGCTGCGCCCGTACGTCCGCTGCAGACTCACCCCGAGCATGTTCATCGAGGCGTCCAGCGCGCCGACGGCCAGGCCGAACGCGGCCAGCGCCACCGCCAGCTCCGCCATCACCCCGCCGGACCCGACCCCGAGCAGCGCCAGCATCACGACGGGCTGGGACCAGCGCAGCAGCCGGCTGGGCCGTATTCGCTTCACCAACTGCTCGGTGGTGACACTGCCGACGCCGGCCAGGATCGGCACGGCAGCCAGAAAGACCGGCAGCAGCGCGTCGGAGACGCCGTACCGGTCCTGGATGGCGGGGATGCGCGTCACCAGCAGCGCGAAGGTGGCGCCCTGAGTGAAGAAGCTGAACGCCAGCGAGGCCCTGCCGCGCCGCAGCACATCTGTCATGGCGGCGAGCGTAGGGCCCCGGCGTACTCGTGGGTAGATCCAGCCAAAGATGAATTTCCTTCAGCTTTACCTTCCGGCCGCTCAGGCGGCGACCGTGAGTTCCTGCTCCTGTTCCTGCCCCTGCGCGGCTTCCTGACGCTTCACCTCGTCGGTGATCAGGCGGGCCATCGGCTCGGCGGCCGCCCCACCGCAGACCACCATGCCGAGGCCGATCGCCACGACCAGGAGGAGCGAGCTCAGCCAGACCATGGTGTCGACGGGGATCGTGTACGCGCCGACGACCCGGGCGACGCACTCGGTGAGGAGCACCAGGCCCCAGATCACGGAGAAGACCCGCTCCTTGCGCAGGAACTCCGCCGAGCGGGCCGCGGTCCCGGAGGCCAGCCGCTCCCAGGCGGCCACGCGTGCCGCGTCCCCCTTCACGAGGAAGGGCCTCAGCCCCGCCGTCATCATCGGCCGGCCCAGCGCCACCGACACCAGGATGCCGATCCCGATGGTGCTGCTGACCGCACCGTCCTTGGCGAGCATGAGCCGCGGGTCACCGGAGACGAAGCTGAGCGCGAGCCCGACCACGTTCACGACCAGGATCAGCGCCGCGAGCCCGTTGACCACGCGCTGCTTCGCCACACTCCAGACCGTCCGCACGGCCGGCACCACGCTGCTCCAGGCGAGCGCCGCGAAGGTGCTCATCCCGAAGGCCCCCTTGAAGAAGTAGTACGACCCGAGGGGCACCGCCACATCCACGAGAAGCGGCCGGAGGTTCTCCAGCACGCTGGGCTGCTGCTTGCTGTGGGACCCGGTGTTCGTCGTCTTCGTCATGCCCTCAGCTTCACGTCCGGCCGGGGTCCCCCAGTAGAAACGAACGTCCGGAGCTCGGCATGACAATTGTCAGCGCCGCCGTCGTGCCCCCGGTCATTCCAACAGGTCAGCCAACTGCCCCAGGTCGGAGAAGAGGTGCGTCGCCCCGCGCAACCGGTCGGCCGGCGTCATGGCCGTGAACCCGTACACGTCCATCCCGGCCACCACCGCCGCCTGCACCCCCAGCGGACTGTCCTCCACGACGGCACACCGCTCCGGCACGACCCCCATCCGGTCGGCCGCGTAGAGAAACAGATCCGGCGCCGGCTTCCCCCGCCCCACGTCCTGCGAACTGAAGATCCGCGACTCGTCGAACCACCGGTCCAGCCCGGTCGTCCGATGCCCCACCCGAATCCGCTCATGACTCCCCGACGACGCGACGCAGTACGGCACCCCGTCCGCCGCCAACTGCTCCAGTACACCCGCGATCCCGGCCACGGGCTTCAACTCCGCCTCGAAGGCGGCGAACACCCGCCCGTGGAAGACGTCGTCGAAGTCGTCCGGCAACCGCTCCCCGGTGCGCTCCAGCACTAGGTCGTGGACCCGGTGCATCGCGGACCCCATGTAGTCCCGTATGGAGTCCTCGTAGGAGGTCGGGTACCCCAACTCGGTGAGATAGGCGGCCAGGAGCCGGTTGGAGATGGGCTCACTGTCGACAAGGACGCCGTCGTTGTCGAAGATAACCAGGTCGTAGCGCATACCCCGAGCCTAAACGACCCCGTAAACGCAGAAAGGCCCACGCCATCCCGGCGTGGGCCTTTCCCAATATTTGTTCGGCGGTGTCCTACTCTCCCACAGGGTCCCCCCTGCAGTACCATCGGCGCTGTGAGGCTTAGCTTCCGGGTTCGGAATGTAACCGGGCGTTTCCCTCACGCTATGACCACCGAAACACTATGAAGTTAGACCGGAAAAAACACGGTCGTTGCCTCAGAACTAACACAGTGGACGCGAGCAACTGAGGACAAGCCCTCGGCCTATTAGTACCGGTCACCTCCACCAGTTACCTGGCTTCCAGATCCGGCCTATCAACCCAGTCGTCTACTGGGAGCCTTACCCCATCAAGTGGGTGGGAGTCCTCATCTCGAAGCAGGCTTCCCGCTTAGATGCTTTCAGCGGTTATCCCTCCCGAACGTAGCCAACCAGCCATGCCCTTGGCAGAACAACTGGCACACCAGAGGTTCGTCCGTCCCGGTCCTCTCGTACTAGGGACAGCCCTTCTCAAGACTCCTACGCGCACAGCGGATAGGGACCGAACTGTCTCACGACGTTCTAAACCCAGCTCGCGTACCGCTTTAATGGGCGAACAGCCCAACCCTTGGGACCGACTCCAGCCCCAGGATGCGACGAGCCGACATCGAGGTGCCAAACCATCCCGTCGATATGGACTCTTGGGGAAGATCAGCCTGTTATCCCCGGGGTACCTTTTATCCGTTGAGCGACGGCGCTTCCACAAGCCACCGCCGGATCACTAGTCCCGACTTTCGTCCCTGCTCGACCCGTCGGTCTCACAGTCAAGCTCCCTTGTGCACTTACACTCAACACCTGATTGCCAACCAGGCTGAGGGAACCTTTGGGCGCCTCCGTTACTCTTTAGGAGGCAACCGCCCCAGTTAAACTACCCATCAGACACTGTCCCTGATCCGGATCACGGACCCAGGTTAGACATCCAGCACGACCAGACTGGTATTTCAACGACGACTCCACAACCACTGGCGTGGCCGCTTCAAAGTCTCCCAGCTATCCTACACAAGCCGAACCGAACACCAATATCAAACTGTAGTAAAGGTCCCGGGGTCTTTCCGTCCTGCTGCGCGAAACGAGCATCTTTACTCGTAGTGCAATTTCACCGGGCCTATGGTTGAGACAGTCGAGAAGTCGTTACGCCATTCGTGCAGGTCGGAACTTACCCGACAAGGAATTTCGCTACCTTAGGATGGTTATAGTTACCACCGCCGTTTACTGGCGCTTAAGTTCTCAGCTTCGCCCACCCGAAAGTGAGCTAACCGGTCCCCTTAACGTTCCAGCACCGGGCAGGCGTCAGTCCGTATACATCGCCTTACGGCTTCGCACGGACCTGTGTTTTTAGTAAACAGTCGCTTCTCGCTGGTCTCTGCGGCCACCCCCAGCTCGAGGAGCAAGTCCTCTCACCAAGCGTGGCCCCCCTTCTCCCGAAGTTACGGGGGCATTTTGCCGAGTTCCTTAACCATAGTTCACCCGAACGCCTCGGTATTCTCTACCTGACCACCTGAGTCGGTTTAGGGTACGGGCCGCCATGAAACTCGCTAGAGGCTTTTCTCGACAGCATAGGATCATCCACTTCACCACAATCGGCTCGGCATCAGGTCTCAGCCTTAAAGTGCGACGGATTTACCTACCGCACGGCCTACACCCTTACCCCGGGACAACCACCGCCCGGGCTGGACTACCTTCCTGCGTCACCCCATCACTCACCTACTACCACCTTGGATCAGCGGCTCCACCACTCCCCTTTGCCCGAAGGCTCCAGGGCGGCTTCACGGCCTTAGCATTAATGGGTTCGATGTTTGACGCTTCACAGCGGGTACCGGAATATCAACCGGTTATCCATCGACTACGCCTGTCGGCCTCGCCTTAGGTCCCGACTTACCCTGGGCAGATCAGCTTGACCCAGGAACCCTTAGTCAATCGGCGCACACGTTTCCCACGTGTGAATCGCTACTCATGCCTGCATTCTCACTCGTCAACCGTCCACAACTACCTTCCGGTGCTGCTTCACCCGGCAGACGACGCTCCCCTACCCATCCCAGAAGGCGTTGGCCCTATATTCTGGAATGACACGACTTCGGCGGTACGCTTGAGCCCCGCTACATTGTCGGCGCGGAATCACTAGACCAGTGAGCTATTACGCACTCTTTCAAGGGTGGCTGCTTCTAAGCCAACCTCCTGGTTGTCTCTGCGACTCCACATCCTTTCCCACTTAGCGTACGCTTAGGGGCCTTAGTCGATGCTCTGGGCTGTTTCCCTCTCGACCATGGAGCTTATCCCCCACAGTCTCACTGCCGCGCTCTCACTTACCGGCATTCGGAGTTTGGCTAAGGTCAGTAACCCGGTAGGGCCCATCGCCTATCCAGTGCTCTACCTCCGGCAAGAAACACACGACGCTGCACCTAAATGCATTTCGGGGAGAACCAGCTATCACGGAGTTTGATTGGCCTTTCACCCCTAACCACAGGTCATCCCCCAGGTTTTCAACCCTGGTGGGTTCGGTCCTCCACGAAGTCTTACCTCCGCTTCAACCTGCCCATGGCTAGATCACTCCGCTTCGGGTCTTGAGCGTGCTACTCCAACGCCCTATTCGGACTCGCTTTCGCTACGGCTACCCCACACGGGTTAACCTCGCAACACACCGCAAACTCGCAGGCTCATTCTTCAAAAGGCACGCAGTCACACCACAAGGATGCTCCCACGGCTTGTAGGCACACGGTTTCAGGTACTATTTCACTCCCCTCCCGGGGTACTTTTCACCATTCCCTCACGGTACTATCCGCTATCGGTCACCAGGGAATATTTAGGCTTAGCGGGTGGTCCCGCCAGATTCACACGGGATTTCTCGGGCCCCGTGCTACTTGGGTGTCTCTCAAACGAGCCGTCAATGTTTCAGCTACGGGGGTCTTACCCTCTACGCCGGACCTTTCGCATGTCCTTCGCCTACATCAACGGTTTCTGACTCGTCTCACAGCCGGCAGACTGCAAAAGAGAGATCCCACAACCCCGTATACGCAACCCCTGCCGGGTCTCACACGCATACGGTTTGGCCTCATCCGGTTTCGCTCGCCACTACTCCCGGAATCACGGTTGTTTTCTCTTCCTGAGGGTACTGAGATGTTTCACTTCCCCTCGTTCCCTCCACACTGCCTATGAGTTCAGCAGCGGGTGACAGCCCATGACGACTGCCGGGTTTCCCCATTCGGAAACCCCCGGATCAAAGCCTGGTTGACGACTCCCCGGGGACTATCGCGGCCTCCCACGTCCTTCATCGGTTCCTGGTGCCAAGGCATCCACCGTGCGCCCTTAAAAACTTGGCCACAGATGCTCGCGTCCACTGTGCAGTTCTCAAACAACGACCAGCCACCCGTCACACACCGCTTACGCGATGCTTCACCGGGGCCGGCGACTGAAGGAAGATCATTCCCTCAGACACCCAACAGCGTGCCCGGCCAACTCCCGTCCGGAGATCATGCGTTCCACGCTCTGACGAGCAGTACTAGCAGCCTCCGACCCGAAAACCTGGCCGAGTAGTCAACGTTCCACCCATGAGCTGACCACCGTCGGACATCTGCCGACGTAGTGGCTCTGGCTGCCTCGCGGCAGCTAGATGCTCCTTAGAAAGGAGGTGATCCAGCCGCACCTTCCGGTACGGCTACCTTGTTACGACTTCGTCCCAATCGCCAGTCCCACCTTCGACAGCTCCCTCCCACAAGGGGTTGGGCCACCGGCTTCGGGTGTTACCGACTTTCGTGACGTGACGGGCGGTGTGTACAAGGCCCGGGAACGTATTCACCGCAGCAATGCTGATCTGCGATTACTAGCGACTCCGACTTCA
Coding sequences within:
- a CDS encoding acetoin utilization protein AcuC, with amino-acid sequence MSGRAQLMWDEAVTGYDFGPGHPMDPVRLALTRSLVGAFGLDRAVDVVAAKPAGESTLRLVHREDYIEAVKAASADPGSADQSYGLGTEDDPAFAGMHEVSALIAGQSVGAAEAVWRGDADHAVNFSGGLHHAMPGAASGFCIYNDASLAIARLLELGAERVTYVDVDVHHGDGVQAAFWEDPRVLTISLHEHPRTLFPQTGWPQEVGAGAGEGSAVNVALPAGTGDAGWVRAFHAVVPELVADFRPQVLVTQHGADTHFEDPLAHLAVSLDAQRAVQVACHELAHEYAGGKWVALGGGGYEVVDVVPRSWTHLVGIAAGREVAPETLVPEGWRQEVYARTRQLGPGRMTDGRWPVGWAGWEAGYDPADRLDQAVLATRRAVFPLRGLLA
- a CDS encoding MFS transporter, whose product is MTDVLRRGRASLAFSFFTQGATFALLVTRIPAIQDRYGVSDALLPVFLAAVPILAGVGSVTTEQLVKRIRPSRLLRWSQPVVMLALLGVGSGGVMAELAVALAAFGLAVGALDASMNMLGVSLQRTYGRSIMLSFHAAYSLGGILGASLAWVGAHWHLALWVSYLPVVAVLLPAALVGSRWYVDGDPAPVEEEAAGGGAGGVVFKVLLPLCLVMTFAYIGDSTVSNWSAKYLKDVLGSSEQLATVPYNVYMVTTLVGRGIGDFGVRRFGAVPVVRLGAVVAAAGFAVVAGAPGAWVGMVGFTLLGLGLCVLVPQTFAAAGRLFPGASDAAIARLNVFNYVGFLIGSPLVGALGDAWSYRGAMLVPMVLVLVTLVYARSFATRSDRYGGGHERPRTADVGRGSNGL
- a CDS encoding VC0807 family protein; protein product: MTKTTNTGSHSKQQPSVLENLRPLLVDVAVPLGSYYFFKGAFGMSTFAALAWSSVVPAVRTVWSVAKQRVVNGLAALILVVNVVGLALSFVSGDPRLMLAKDGAVSSTIGIGILVSVALGRPMMTAGLRPFLVKGDAARVAAWERLASGTAARSAEFLRKERVFSVIWGLVLLTECVARVVGAYTIPVDTMVWLSSLLLVVAIGLGMVVCGGAAAEPMARLITDEVKRQEAAQGQEQEQELTVAA
- a CDS encoding HAD family phosphatase → MRYDLVIFDNDGVLVDSEPISNRLLAAYLTELGYPTSYEDSIRDYMGSAMHRVHDLVLERTGERLPDDFDDVFHGRVFAAFEAELKPVAGIAGVLEQLAADGVPYCVASSGSHERIRVGHRTTGLDRWFDESRIFSSQDVGRGKPAPDLFLYAADRMGVVPERCAVVEDSPLGVQAAVVAGMDVYGFTAMTPADRLRGATHLFSDLGQLADLLE